The segment gagcccctggcacacacagagccttctgtccatgggtacagagacatccaagagcccctggcacacacaggcctggcacacacaggcctggcagcacaggttgctttccccacaggctgcaggagatgaGAACACAACATTTGCCAACACTGACTCAAGCCACAGCTGCGGGTGCTCCCCGtgaacctcagctctgggacCACTGTCTGCCCCAAGCttcaggggctgcagtgggagcccggctgggctctgccctggggccatcctgcagggacagctgcaaacagggagcattcccttgccaccaagagccaagccagggctgcagggcagctgctccagcccggactgcactgctgagtgctgtgctctggggctggggctccccgcACAGGGGACTGGACTGGTgtgccagaggagacagagaagctgcagcttcagcctaaCTGAGGTGGGTGCGTGGGCTGGGTAGAGTGGGGAGGCTCAAGGGCATTCACAGAGCTCATCCTGTTGCAAGGACGAGGAAAAGGGAGTGGGAactcagcagtgaggagagctgagggctggagagcagctctgaaggacACGAAAATCCCACCAGACCTCTGAGacattgctgctcctcagccagtgacaggatgagtcCCTAAGCCTGGGGCTTGGCCTTCCTCATGGTGAGGGGCAccaaggaaggcagcagtgtGATGGAGACTGCCACGGGCTGGGAactcactgggggaaaagagggagcagTTGGGAAGTAAAAGGCAGGTGGGGGAGAGAACTGTTCAGAGAAGGGCTGAGCTACAGCTTGAGCAAGCTGCAAaatgtcatttggggtcatcccagattgatttcatttcagaagctaTTGAACAAGTTTAATTTTTGGGTGGTGGCATGTTTTCCCTTGCAAACTTGAGCTGTGTTGCTGAAATGCTCAAGcaagtctgtgctgcaggtcacaccatttcttctttggctgattCTGGCCCGGTGCTGAgatccagcagagccctggcagagcccagagcagcctcagcacccgcagagcccggctgcaaggagagaaaccaGAAAGCGCCCGtcagctgaaggctcctgtccccttgtcccagccgcccgcggtgcccaggccatgctggccgtgcccagagcggtgcccagagctgcccatcactgctgcctttggcagcagagcaggagggcaggacatgtgcccagcctgcagccagccacggcacatccagccctcagcagctgcccggagcaggatgctcctgtgctcgctgccatctccccaaagctctgatcccaccatgCCAAGCAGACGGGACCCACCTGACGCCATCCACcgctggaagaaaagctggtccCAAACGatgtcctcagccttctccaagggCACGGCCCATCCACgccgcagctgctcccaagcactTCCCCATCCAGGCTGGACCCCACCTGGAACGCTTCCTctagaaaaacacacaacaaatgGTTGAAAATAGATtaaagacaaaaaggggaaaaaggtcAAAAATCTTATCTCTGTCAGGGGCTTGAGGAAGACCCAACCCCTGCATGCCAGGGAAAAACCCACCCACAGGTGAGGGAAGCCCAGgatttctcccttctccctgcactCCCCCCCAAAATAACGCTGATCCCAAAGCAAACAGGGGCAGTGGAGCAGCCCAAACCCTTCCTTGcctgcagagcaaagcagcccctgcacaggtTCTGGagtcccacctctgctcccaccatggGTTTGTTTGTGtcgggctggctgccccagccccagccccagcccggggcacggtgggtgctgggggctgttggcagggccaggagcccacTCCCATTTCGtacccaccccagcccatgcccccagccctgccaaaagcagcctggcagccgACTGAAGGATCAGCTGCATCCGCCCCAGCAAAGGGGGAACCTTTGGCTCCTGGCCAGGCTGAGCAATGCCCAAAtctgggagcatccccctgCGTGTGGACTCATCTGCAAattccctgtggagcctggctttggagaagGTGCCAGAATCCAAGTCCATCATCTTCAGCTGTCCAGGCCGAGGAAGAGATTGTCATCCTTCAGGTTGTCCTTggtgtctccagcagcagcagccccacctggtgcagcttctccaggggctccttctccttccctggggccaGACCAGGCTGTCAGGGTTCTGCCCAGGGCCCCAGCTGTCAGGGAACCAGGTCAAGCAAAACCCGGGGGATGGTGGCCACCAGTGCTTGCCACACCAGgtctccagctcagctccagcccaagAGCTGTGTGTTCCCTTCTGCTGACCCCTGCTCAGAGCTACAGGCAGCACAAAACCTGTCTGGTTGGCTTTGCCACTGATTGCCAAGAGATGTGTGGAGCTGATACCTGCCAGGCCCCTGGATCCAACTGTGCACGTGGATCTCTCCCATCCTCTAGGGCAGAGGAACACCCTGCACCCAAGGATCACGGAAAAGCTCTTCTAAGGATGGCCTGTCCAAGGGCTGCATGGACAAACACCTCTTAATGACATCCTGgcactctggggagagaaaccAGGAATCACCAGTCAGTTGGAGAAGTTGCCCCCCTGTTCCtgtgcccaggccatgctgggtgtgcccagagctgggcctgAACTTCCCCATGGATTCTCTgtttggaggagagcaggagagcaggacatgtgccacctcctcagcagctgccagagcggGATGCCcacgagctgctgctgtctcccagcactggtatTGCCCCGTGGCCAGAGATGAGGATCCACCTGGAGAGAGCCGTCGTGGGAACAAGATCCGCCCCCAGATGATCTCCTGGCCCCTCCTGAACGGGTGCTTGCCCATGACcaggtggcacagcaggaggcCCAGGGACCAGATGGTCGCTGCCTCGCCGTGGTAGCGTCGGTGGTGGATCCACTCTGGTGGGCTGTAGGACAGGGTTCCTGTGGAACACAGACAGAGTTCagcagggggatgctgctgctcccagagcccggccccagcacccctgggcaTGTGGGGGCTGCCCCAGTGGCACACGGGGTGACCGCTGCCCTCTCGCCAGCACCTGGGACTTGTGTACAGACTCGGGGCTGGAAAAGAAGCCACTGGTGCTggaagagggcagcagaaaccCTGGGAAGGCCCAACAAtgacacacaaaagaaaaactcacCCAGTGGTGGAGAAACCCACTCTActccctgcctgcacagcccccCAAAAATGCTAACAAGTCAAGGCAAacaaggggagcagagcagtccaAGCCCTTCCTCGCCTGCACACCCAACTGTCCAGGGCACGGGGTCAGACCCCCCTCTCTGCTACCCCCATGGGGGTTTTTGTCAGGtagctgccccagctccagccccagcccagggcacagtggGTGCTGAAGGCTGtcggcagggctgggagctggacccCTCACACCCCCACCCAAATCAACCTGGCTCCAGCAttaatcccatcccagctgcaatAGGGGGAGCCCCAGTGCTGCACCCCGGCTGGGCCATGAGATGCCCAGGAGCatcccctggcagggctcaccTGCAAACTGGGTGTAGGCTGTGTCTTGGAGGAAGGCGCCACAGCCAAAGTCGATCAGTTTCACCTGCCCGGTGGCCAGGTCGAGCAGGATGTTCTGGGGCTTgatgtccctgtgcaggaccccgcagctggtgcagtgccgcacggcctccagcacctggcggAACAGCCCCCGCGCCTCCTCCTCCGGCAGGAACCTCCGCTCCGCCAGGAAACCCGACAGGTCCTGGCACCGCTCCGggcgctccagcaccagcaagaAGCTGTCGGGGAGCTGGagccactccaggagctgaaTGACACCAGCGCAGCCAGAGGccaccttggccagcagcacgaTCTCCAGGGGTGCGCTGGTGCCGTcgggctgcgggaggagcgcgatgccgtcagtggggctgaggccgtgccggggctggggaagccCTCAGCCAGCCCGGGATGCTCTGCATGCCCCGCTCAGCCCACGCCcgctctccctgcagggctcccggcagctcccaccctgccgGGCCCCGGCTCATCCccgcccggcacggcccggctTCTGCCGCTGGCCCCGCTCACTCACCAGCTCGCCCCAGTGCCGGATGCGATCCCGCGGCACCcttttgatggccacctgcgaGCAAGGGAGAGCAGCGGGTTCAGCTCGCCCCCCGCCTAGCCCaaccccatcctcctcctcctcctcctcctcctgcgcccgccgccggccccgccgctcaccGGGGCGCCGTCCGAGAGCCGCGTGGCCGCGAAGACGCTGCCGAAGCCGCCGCTGCCCAGCAGCGAACCCAGCCGGTACCGCTCCTGCAGGGCCTCCTGCGCCTTCCCTGCGGGCGGGACGCGGCTGTCAGCGCTCGGCCCGGGGCCAGGAGCGGCCCCCGAGCGCCCCCCGAGCGCCCCGGGCCGGCCATCCCCAGGCGTTCTCTGCTGGCAACGGGACAGCGGCGGctcggggccggcggccgcgctgccgagCGGCGGAGCTCGGGCCGGGGAAGCCGCagcggaggcggcggcagcggccgcgccgccTGTGTCCTCCGCGGGGcccgggaggagccggggccggggccgggactGGAGCCCAcgtcggggccggggccgggctcgggccAGGCGGAGCCAAAGGGCGGCGATgccgccccagccccaggcactgatgcccgcccagcagcgccagcgccaGCACGGCCAGAGCCGGGCGGGGGCGAGACCGCGGCGGGACGgccggggacggggacggggacggggacggggacggggacggggacggggacagggacagggacgggacagccccgcccggggccgggggcgggtcGGGGGCATGGCCCGGCCGGGCATGGGGAGAGAGAGAccgggaggggaggggacagcgggaaaGGGAGAGCGGGAGAGGCTGCGGGACAgcgggagagggagaggaggaacaAGAGGGACTCCACAAAGTCGCTGCtattgctgcttttgctgctgctgccgctgctgccgctgctgccgctgcaACTGAAGCAACTGAAGCTCCGGGGCCGTTTGTCCCCGTGTCCGTTTGTCCGTTGCCCGCTCGCCCCCGCGGccagccccgcgctccccggggcagcccctgagcctgCCCAGTGAGCCCCTGAGCCATGGACAGTGAGACTTGGACTGCCTGGGAAATTGTTCTGGCTGtgatggccctggcagggccagcccagaggctgcagggctggacctTCATGCACTGGAATTAGT is part of the Vidua macroura isolate BioBank_ID:100142 chromosome 30, ASM2450914v1, whole genome shotgun sequence genome and harbors:
- the LOC128820681 gene encoding uncharacterized protein LOC128820681, encoding MMDLDSGTFSKARLHREFADESTRRGMLPDLGIAQPGQEPKVPPLLGRMQLILQSAARLLLAGLGAWAGVGTKWEWAPGPANSPQHPPCPGLGLGLGQPARHKQTHGGSRGGTPEPVQGLLCSAGKEGFGLLHCPCLLWDQRYFGGECREKGEILGFPHLWVGFSLACRGWVFLKPLTEIRFLTFFPFLSLIYFQPFVVCFSRGSVPGGVQPGWGSAWEQLRRGWAVPLEKAEDIVWDQLFFQRWMASGGSRLLGMVGSELWGDGSEHRSILLRAAAEGWMCRGWLQAGHMSCPPALLPKAAVMGSSGHRSGHGQHGLGTAGGWDKGTGAFS
- the LOC128820652 gene encoding serine/threonine-protein kinase pim-1-like, whose product is MPGRAMPPTRPRPRAGLSRPCPCPRPRPRPRPRPRPRPRPSRRGLAPARLWPCWRWRCWAGISAWGWGGIAALWLRLARARPRPRRGLQSRPRPRLLPGPAEDTGGAAAAAASAAASPARAPPLGSAAAGPEPPLSRCQQRTPGDGRPGALGGRSGAAPGPGPSADSRVPPAGKAQEALQERYRLGSLLGSGGFGSVFAATRLSDGAPVAIKRVPRDRIRHWGELPDGTSAPLEIVLLAKVASGCAGVIQLLEWLQLPDSFLLVLERPERCQDLSGFLAERRFLPEEEARGLFRQVLEAVRHCTSCGVLHRDIKPQNILLDLATGQVKLIDFGCGAFLQDTAYTQFAGTLSYSPPEWIHHRRYHGEAATIWSLGLLLCHLVMGKHPFRRGQEIIWGRILFPRRLSPECQDVIKRCLSMQPLDRPSLEELFRDPWVQGVPLP